The genome window CATGTCATCACAACCTAAAGTGCATTTTACAGGGGCATTAGTTTACCCTGTCATCTACAAAAAAGAATTCATGCGCATTTCATTGTTAACACTTGAAGTTGACCGTCGAGGTAAAGATGGCTTGATTTGCCACGATAACTTACGTGCTGATATCACAGTTGCTTTCTATTTGCGTGTAAACGAAACGACGGAAGATGTCCTAAAAGTTGCAAAAGCTATCGGTGTTGACCGTGCATCAGACCATCAAGCAGTCAGTGCTTTATTCAGCGCAAAATTCTCTGAAGCCTTAAAAACAGTAGGTAAGCAACTGGATTTAGCTACCTTATTTGAAAACCGACAAGATTTCCGTGATCGCATTGTTGATGTGATAGGAAAAGATCTTAACGGCTATGCTCTTGAAGATGTGGCGATTGATTACCTAGAACAAACACCAAAATCAGCGTTAGACCCAAACAATATCTTTGACTCCGAAGGTATTCGTAAAATTACTGAAATCACTGCGATTCACAATATTGAAACTAACCAAAAAGAACGTGACCAAGAACTGGCTATTCAAAAGAAAAATGTTGAAACTCGCGAAGCAAGTTTGGCCCTAGAGCGCCAACAAGCCGATGCCGAAGCGCGTCAAAAACGTGAAATTGATAATATTCGTGCGCGTGAACAAGCTGAAACTTTACGTGTTCAAGAAGAAGAACGTCTAAAATCAGAACAAGCTCGTATCCAAACTCAGCAAGAAATTGAAATTCGTGAAGAAAACCGCATGCGCGAAGTTGAAGTCGCCCAACAAAACCGTACTCGTGCAGTCGCCATCGAAGAAGAACGAGTGAGCCGCGCACGTGAGCTCGAAATTGTTGCCCGTGAAAGAGAAGTTGAATTACAGCGTATAGAAAAAGAAAAAGCTCTCGAAGAAGAACGTAAAAATATCTCCAATGTTATACGTGAACGTGTAGCCGTTGAAAAAACCGTGGCACAAGAAGAAGAACGAATCAAAGAAGTTCGTGAAATATCTGAAGCTGAACGCATGCGCCAAGTCACCGTGATTAACGCACAAGCAGAAGCCGAAGAATCATTAGTTCGCCAAGTGAAAAAAGCCGAAGCGGATGAGGCCAGCGCTAAGCACCGTGCAGAAGAAATAAGCACCATGGCACAAGCAGAGTTAGAAGCATCGGCAAAACAAGCCGAAGCCAAAAAACGCTTAGCTGAAGGAGTAGAAGCCGAACACGCGGCATTAGGTTTAGCAGAAGCTCGAGTTCGCCAAGCAACCGCAGAGGCAGAAGAAAAAGAAGGGCTTGTTCTTGCCAATATTACGGCTGAGAAACTGTTAGCAGAAGCTCGTGGGCTGAAAGAAAAAGGCTTAACGGAAGCTCAAGTAATGGAAGCCAAAGCTAAAGCAGAACAACAACAAGGGTTTGCTGAAGCAAAAATCCTTGAAGAGAAATTAGCCGCCCAAGCTCGCGGTGAAGAACAACAAGCAAATGCCAAAGAAAAACTAGGCTTGGCTGATGCGAAAGTACTGGAAGAAAAACTGGCAGCACAAGCTCGAGGGGAAGGCCAATTAGGTTCGGCACAAGCAGAGGTTATCCGCCAACGCCTGAAAGCTGAAGCCGATGGTTTAACTGACAAATTTAAATCAATGGATCACCTCAGTGATACCGCTCGTTCTCACGAAGAGTTCCGCATGCGCCTTGAGAAAGAGTTCGAACAAGCCATGGCCTCTATCGACGCTAATAAAGAAATTGCCCGAGAGCAAGCTGATGTATTGGCTGCAGCACTTAGCAAAACTAATATTGAAATTGTGGGCGGCGATGGCAGCTTCTTCAATACTTTCTCTAAAGCACTAAGCCTCGGCAAAGCCGTTGATGGTTTTATGGGTAAAAGTAGTTTTGCAAAAGAAAATGTAGAAAAACTCATTAATCGTAGCAAAGAAGACAAAAAAGTTGATATTGCCGCATTATTGAAAAACCCTGAAGTTCAAGATCTTATAAACGGTTTTATGGCAGCTAAAGGGGCTAATCAGCCAGCAAAAACTGTCATATCAAAACCGATTCCACCAACGGATGACCAACTGTAAACCTT of Providencia rettgeri contains these proteins:
- the yqiK gene encoding Inner membrane protein yqiK produces the protein MDLAALMPFLTIIGGIILVILGFFGLFKAFYIKVPQGTALIVNDMSSQPKVHFTGALVYPVIYKKEFMRISLLTLEVDRRGKDGLICHDNLRADITVAFYLRVNETTEDVLKVAKAIGVDRASDHQAVSALFSAKFSEALKTVGKQLDLATLFENRQDFRDRIVDVIGKDLNGYALEDVAIDYLEQTPKSALDPNNIFDSEGIRKITEITAIHNIETNQKERDQELAIQKKNVETREASLALERQQADAEARQKREIDNIRAREQAETLRVQEEERLKSEQARIQTQQEIEIREENRMREVEVAQQNRTRAVAIEEERVSRARELEIVAREREVELQRIEKEKALEEERKNISNVIRERVAVEKTVAQEEERIKEVREISEAERMRQVTVINAQAEAEESLVRQVKKAEADEASAKHRAEEISTMAQAELEASAKQAEAKKRLAEGVEAEHAALGLAEARVRQATAEAEEKEGLVLANITAEKLLAEARGLKEKGLTEAQVMEAKAKAEQQQGFAEAKILEEKLAAQARGEEQQANAKEKLGLADAKVLEEKLAAQARGEGQLGSAQAEVIRQRLKAEADGLTDKFKSMDHLSDTARSHEEFRMRLEKEFEQAMASIDANKEIAREQADVLAAALSKTNIEIVGGDGSFFNTFSKALSLGKAVDGFMGKSSFAKENVEKLINRSKEDKKVDIAALLKNPEVQDLINGFMAAKGANQPAKTVISKPIPPTDDQL